The Synechococcus sp. BL107 nucleotide sequence TCGTCATCGCTTTCGTCGCCGCTCCTCCGGTTGACATCGATGGCATCCGCGAGCCTGTCGCTGGCTCCTTGATGTACGGCAACAACATCATCTCTGGTGCTGTTGTTCCTTCCAGCAACGCCATCGGCCTGCACTTCTATCCCATCTGGGAAGCAGCTTCACTCGACGAGTGGCTGTACAACGGCGGTCCTTTCCAGCTCGTCGTTTTCCACTTCCTCATCGGCATCTACGCCTACATGGGTCGTGAGTGGGAACTCTCTTACCGCTTGGGCATGCGCCCTTGGATCTGTGTTGCCTACAGCGCACCTGTCGCTGCTGCATCTGCAGTCTTCCTCGTCTACCCCTTCGGTCAGGGTTCGTTCTCTGATGCAATGCCCCTGGGCATCTCTGGAACCTTCAACTACATGTTGGTGTTCCAGGCTGAGCACAACATCCTGATGCACCCCTTCCACATGCTGGGTGTTGCAGGCGTCTTCGGCGGCAGCTTGTTCTCCGCCATGCACGGCTCACTGGTGACCTCCTCCTTGGTGCGTGAAACCACCGAAAGCGAGTCCCAGAACTACGGCTACAAATTCGGCCAAGAAGAAGAGACGTACAACATCGTGGCTGCTCACGGCTACTTCGGTCGCCTGATCTTCCAATACGCCTCCTTCAACAACAGCCGTAGCCTCCACTTCTTCCTGGCTGCCTGGCCTGTTGTCGGCATCTGGTTCACCGCCCTTGGCGTGTCAACCATGGCCTTCAACCTCAACGGCTTCAACTTCAACCAGTCCATCCTTGATGGTCAGGGCCGCGTCCTGAACACCTGGGCCGACGTGTTGAACCGTGCAGGCCTCGGCATGGAAGTCATGCACGAGCGCAACGCTCACAACTTCCCCCTCGACCTGGCAGCTGCTGAGTCCACTCCTGTGGCACTCCAAGCACCTGCAATCGGTTGATCTGGAATCAACCTGTTCCTTCTGGAACAGACAAAACGATTCAGATCAACTGAATCGCAAAGCCCCCGCCTCACAGCGGGGGCTTTTTGTTGACGCTTACTTGATCTCAATCGACAGCCTTTGGTCTCATCAAAACGGGCATTGGAGTTGGATACGAAGCTTGCCTGCACCTAGCTCCTGTTGTTTTGAATCAGCCTTTGGATCCTGAGTCGTCTTCGCAACTCCAACAGCTTTGTTTAGCCGTTGTTGGTCATATCGAATGGGTTGATTTTCTTGCCGTGGATCGATGGCCTCAACCGGGCTTGATTAGTCATGCCAAACAGCGGCTTGAGGAGCCGGCGGGTGCTGGGGCCGTGATTGCTGTCCAGTTGGCACAACTGGTGGATCGGCCTGT carries:
- the psbA gene encoding photosystem II q(b) protein; protein product: MTTTIQQRSGASSWQSFCEWVTSTNNRLYVGWFGVLMIPTLLAATICFVIAFVAAPPVDIDGIREPVAGSLMYGNNIISGAVVPSSNAIGLHFYPIWEAASLDEWLYNGGPFQLVVFHFLIGIYAYMGREWELSYRLGMRPWICVAYSAPVAAASAVFLVYPFGQGSFSDAMPLGISGTFNYMLVFQAEHNILMHPFHMLGVAGVFGGSLFSAMHGSLVTSSLVRETTESESQNYGYKFGQEEETYNIVAAHGYFGRLIFQYASFNNSRSLHFFLAAWPVVGIWFTALGVSTMAFNLNGFNFNQSILDGQGRVLNTWADVLNRAGLGMEVMHERNAHNFPLDLAAAESTPVALQAPAIG